The Juglans regia cultivar Chandler chromosome 2, Walnut 2.0, whole genome shotgun sequence genome includes a window with the following:
- the LOC109021043 gene encoding uncharacterized protein LOC109021043 translates to MGNCLFAGLGEVDHGVTKVVTSNGGIMEFYTPITVGCITNEFPAGHGIFRSHDLFWKPLPHHEELVAGESYYLLPLNDSTNDNTRTHGQIVRRQGHVRSISSVSSSSTLAAPYRMSLDYQGMLKRSYTEVFSRYNNGRFWKVKLVICPEQLLEILSQEARTQELIESVRTVAKCGNNGGVSPVEFSDAWSLSSSRNASSKKEGLVDI, encoded by the coding sequence ATGGGAAACTGTCTCTTTGCAGGCTTAGGAGAGGTCGATCATGGAGTAACCAAAGTGGTCACATCCAACGGAGGCATCATGGAATTCTACACTCCAATAACCGTAGGATGCATCACCAATGAATTCCCTGCAGGCCACGGCATTTTCCGCAGCCATGATCTTTTCTGGAAACCACTCCCTCACCACGAAGAGCTCGTGGCCGGGGAGTCCTACTATCTCCTCCCACTCAATGACAGCACAAACGACAACACGCGCACGCACGGACAAATCGTCAGGCGGCAAGGCCACGTTCGATCCATCAGTAGCGTATCGTCGTCGTCGACGTTGGCTGCCCCATATAGGATGTCACTCGATTACCAAGGGATGCTGAAGAGGTCGTACACAGAGGTCTTCTCAAGGTACAACAATGGCCGGTTCTGGAAAGTGAAGCTGGTGATATGCCCAGAGCAGTTGTTGGAGATACTGTCGCAAGAGGCTCGCACCCAAGAGTTGATAGAGAGCGTGAGGACGGTGGCAAAGTGTGGTAATAATGGTGGGGTCTCGCCTGTGGAGTTCTCAGATGCATGGAGCCTCTCAAGCAGTCGGAATGCTTCCTCTAAGAAAGAAGGCTTGGTAGACATTTAG